A genomic segment from Tribolium castaneum strain GA2 chromosome 11, icTriCast1.1, whole genome shotgun sequence encodes:
- the LOC107398902 gene encoding uncharacterized protein LOC107398902, translating into MWPFKTEGKMVCHTNDIGFLLNDEFMGCNRRNPNKRVVFCPPPPSRGMNSRYTRVEGSGTYMVESSTGCEFCASFVSVFCYRVFSDRSPYLRVLEFLKFCFSKTLSHFCGTSLVGFYITTMGMCWAPDCKHYSTRDKCHFFSFPKSGKERALWKKLLRRDVEPGPGAYVCSCHFRDGRKENGPELFLHNIAKRAYFQVESPEKKKMKKQGLPSCSSSAESLSVDIPEETVPSTMNLEEVPSTSTAVVAAPADIIQDAPLESMGVQAPLVSHAALEAEMYFLKKENAELKAKIQYLTVRFCYENVQGNDKLIVLYTGLPNSQIFEALFHLIEKLDIKYYHKWTVQKLTRIDQLFLTLVKLRLNFPQLDLAQRFGVAQSTVSNIILTFVHVIYEILYKQFMTTMPSREKNKSCLPTCFSNFTNCRAVLDCTEIFTVVSRLIGVAPNGVITFVSDLYVGSTSDQKVVLNCGIIDMLKTGDMILADKGFLIQNILPPGVTLNIPPFLSNVQFTPEQVKCTENIARARIHVERAIRRLKCYHILNFLPESLCHYGDIVFKATAALTNLQFPLIKEVAELFQDCDD; encoded by the exons atgtggcCTTTTAAAACTGAGGGAAAAATGGTTTGCCACACTAATGACATTGGATTTCTTCTGAATGACGAATTCATGGGGTGCAACCGGCGCAACCCCAATAAACGGGTTGTTTTCTGTCCCCCTCCCCCATCACGAGGGATGAATAGCAGGTATACGAGGGTAGAGGGTTCAGGCACATACATGGTTGAAAGTAGTACGGGTTGTGAGTTCTGTGCTTCTTTCGTGAGTGTCTTTTGTTATCGTGTTTTTTCCGATCGTTCTCCATATCTTCGtgttcttgaatttttaaaattctgtttttccaAGACATTATCTCATTTTTGTGGTACATCATTAG TAGGTTTTTACATCACAACTATGGGAATGTGTTGGGCTCCAGATTGCAAACACTATAGTACTCGCgataaatgccatttttttagttttcctaaGTCGGGAAAAGAACGAGCactatggaaaaaattgttgag aaGAGATGTAGAACCCGGACCAGGAGCCTACGTTTGCAGCTGCCATTTTCGGGATGGAAGAAAGGAAAATGgtcctgaattatttttgcacaatatcgcaaaaagagcctattttcaagtggaatctccagaaaaaaaaaagatgaaaaaacaagGACTCCCTTCTTGTTCTAGTTCCGCTGAATcattaag TGTTGATATACCGGAAGAAACAGTACCATCGACAATGAATTTAGAGGAAGTGCCATCGACGTCTACAGCCGTAGTTGCAGCACCAGCAGATATAATTCAAGATGCTCCGTTAGAATCTATGGGTGTGCAAGCACCCTTGGTGTCACATGCGGCTCTTGAAGCAGAAatgtattttctcaaaaaggaaaatgctgaacttaaagcaaaaatacaatatctgACAGTACGATTTTGCTATGAAAATGTTCAAGGAAATGACAAACTCATTGTTTTATATACCGGTCTTCCCAATAGCCAGATTTTCGAAGCATTGTTTCACTTAATCGAAAAGTTGgacataaaatattaccacAAATGGACAGTCCAAAAGTTAACTAGAATTGACCAACTCTTTTTAACCCTAGTAAAATTACGACTCAATTTCCCTCAACTTGATTTGGCGCAACGCTTTGGGGTTGCCCAAAGCACAGtttctaatattattttaacatttgtccatgtaatatatgaaattttatataaacagtTTATGACGACAATGCCTTCgcgcgaaaaaaataaatcttgcttgccaacatgttttagcaattttactaattgtagAGCAGTTCTAGATTGTACCGAAATTTTCACTGTGGTATCAC GGCTAATTGGAGTTGCACCCAATGGTGTCATCACATTTGTAAGTGATTTATACGTGGGATCAACTTCTGatcaaaaagttgttttaaattgtggaaTAATCGACATGTTAAAAACTGGAGATATGATTTTAGCCGATAAGGGATTTTTGATCCAAAATATTCTGCCACCAGGGGTCACTTTGAATATTCCaccttttttatcaaatgtccAATTTACACCAGAGCAAGTTAAGTGTACCGAAAATATTGCACGTGCAAGAATACACGTCGAAAGGGCAATACGccgattaaaatgttatcatattttaaattttttgccagagTCTTTGTGCCACTATGgagatattgtttttaaagcgACTGCCGCTTTAACAAACCTccaatttccattaattaaagaggtagcagaattgtttcaggattgtgatgattaa
- the LOC135267314 gene encoding uncharacterized protein LOC135267314 codes for MRISAEVLPSMKKLNYTVEISYDLEEGVKTAHCTCPRGNVACHHMAAALYYAHYNVSATDIECQWSAPSKTTPQTEVIKLADVYKPKLSNYTALSRSSTEDEIIQFRAEIGVTNVVGFTWLLRPEASEEARKIIADIEEILQSLEYVQAIDKQKFLLEKCRIDEARIKLVEACTRGQHVNENWHVARKHRLTASRFGMVLSACSRRRFPPSLFKNLAEGYSLDRVAAVQWGKTHEKTALREFEEATNLKVQETGFWLEESGFLGASPDGLVEEDGILEIKCPYKYRDTDSLSEALKDKKYFYWRDENEDINLNSNHNYYHQVQGQMHITGRSICYFVVWTPKCTEIFQIEKDPGWSENINILKEFYLDQYISFISQ; via the exons ATGAGAATTTCTGCAGAAGTTCTACCGAGCAtgaaaaagctaaattatactgtggag ATTTCATATGACCTAGAAGAAGGGGTTAAGACGGCACATTGTACCTGCCCAAGGGGCAACGTGGCTTGCCATCATATGGCTGCAGCATTATATTATGCTCATTATAATGTAAGTGCTACTGACATTGAGTGTCAGTGGAGTGCCCcatcaaaaacaacaccacAAACAGAAGTCATTAAGTTAGCTGATGTTTACAAGCCGAAATTATCAAACTATACGGCACTGTCTAGGTCCTCTACTGAGGACGAAATTATTCAGTTCCGTGCCGAAATAGGCGTCACGAATGTGGTGGGCTTCACTTGGCTCCTAAGACCAGAAGCAAGTGAAGaagccagaaaaattattgcagataTCGAAGAAATTCTACAAAGCTTAGAATACGTGCAGGCCATAGACAAACAAAAGTTTCTTTTGGAGAAGTGCAGAATAGATGAGGCACGCATTAAACTGGTTGAGGCGTGCACTCGGGGCCAACATGTTAACGAAAATTGGCATGTAGCAAGGAAACATCGTTTAACGGCCAGCAGGTTTGGCATGGTACTATCTGCTTGCAGTAGACGAAGATTCCCAccctctttatttaaaaatttggcggaAGGCTATTCGCTTGACAGGGTTGCTGCTGTGCAGTGGGGTAAGACCCACGAGAAGACAGCGCTCAGAGAATTTGAAGAAGCGACGAATCTTAAAGTCCAAGAGACGGGATTTTG gttggAAGAATCAGGCTTTTTGGGAGCAAGTCCTGATGGATTAGTGGAAGAAGATGGGATTCTCGAAATTAAATGCCCATATAAATATAGGGACACTGACAGTTTGTCTGAAGCCCtgaaggataaaaaatatttttattggagggatgaaaatgaggacattaatcttaacagcaatcacaattattaccaCCAAGTACAGGGGCAAATGCACATCACTGGTCGAAGTATCTGCTACTTTGTCGTGTGGACACCAAAGTGCACAGagatatttcaaattgaaaaagatccGGGGTGGTCagaaaatatcaatattttaaaagaattttatcttgaccaatatatttcctttatttcacaataa